A region of Oryzias latipes chromosome 18, ASM223467v1 DNA encodes the following proteins:
- the LOC111949274 gene encoding uncharacterized protein LOC111949274 isoform X2 → MVTPAQFVVILTCLLSGNTAQSISLGSSSSVLQESVFKSAHIGETVTLPCFYKEFYLKYVSWYIYILGKKPKQLSYLRKYDKNVTLSDEFKNRFTLKPGNQSSHLIISDLKQLDSATYFCIAGYQTHLTFTAAFTVDVKGSGLTIQTSVDQSSSENIHAGDSVTLNCTVHTGSCDEEHRVYWFKDSEDSHPGLIYTHGGRKDQCERKNTKTHSCFYKLYTKNLNRTHAGIYYCAVVSCGHILFGNGTKLDLTGQPNSLLVYFLTGSLTFMSIVVIFLVYKITKDICCQSKDQISAAGSTPQTEIESEDTESLHYAAINVKRSNKSRRQNGSITDCIYASVTQQN, encoded by the exons ATGGTGACACCTGCTCAGTTTGTCGTCATTCTGACATGTTTGCTTTCAGGGAACACTG caCAGAGCATTTCTCTGGGATCATCTTCATCTGTTCttcaagaaagtgtttttaaatcagCTCACATTGGAGAAACTGTGACTTTACCATGTTTCTAtaaagaattttatttaaaatatgtctCATGGTACATATATATTCTGgggaaaaaaccaaaacagttaTCTTATTTAcgtaaatatgacaaaaatgtaactcTTAGCGATGAATTCAAGAACAGGTTTACTTTAAAACCAGGAAACCAAAGTAGTCATTTGATAATTTCAGACCTGAAACAATTGGACTCAGCTACTTACTTCTGTATAGCTGGTTATcaaacacacctgactttcacAGCAGCTTTTACAGTTGATGTAAAAGGTTCAGGTTTAACCATCCAGACTTCAGTGGATCAGTCGTCCTCTGAGAACATCCATGCAGGAGACTCTGTGACTCTGAACTGTACAGTACACACTGGgagctgtgatgaagaacacagagTTTACTGGTTCAAAGACTCTGAAGACTCTCATCCAGGACTCATTTACACTCATGGAGGCAGGAAAGATCAGTGTGAgagaaagaacacaaaaacacacagctgtTTCTACAAGCTGTACACGAAGAACCTGAATCGAACTCATGCTGGGATCTACTACTGTGCTGTTGTCTCATGTGGACACATACTATTTGGAAATGGAACCAAGCTGGACCTCACAG GTCAGCCGAACTCTTTGTTGGTGTATTTCTTAACTGGATCTTTGACCTTCATGAGCATCgttgttatttttcttgtttacaaGATTACAAAAGATATTTGCTGCCAGTCTAAAG ATCAAATATCAGCAGCTGGCTCTACACCACAAACAGAG attgaGAGCGAAGACACAGAAAGTCTTCATTACGCTGCTATCAATGTTAAGAGGTCCAACAAATCAAGAAGACAGAACGGCTCCATCACAGACTGTATTTATGCGAGTGTGACACAGCAGAACTGA
- the LOC111949274 gene encoding uncharacterized protein LOC111949274 isoform X1: MVTPAQFVVILTCLLSGNTAQSISLGSSSSVLQESVFKSAHIGETVTLPCFYKEFYLKYVSWYIYILGKKPKQLSYLRKYDKNVTLSDEFKNRFTLKPGNQSSHLIISDLKQLDSATYFCIAGYQTHLTFTAAFTVDVKGSGLTIQTSVDQSSSENIHAGDSVTLNCTVHTGSCDEEHRVYWFKDSEDSHPGLIYTHGGRKDQCERKNTKTHSCFYKLYTKNLNRTHAGIYYCAVVSCGHILFGNGTKLDLTGQPNSLLVYFLTGSLTFMSIVVIFLVYKITKDICCQSKGKETMTLTFSHCSLKMLLNTLSVKPDQISAAGSTPQTEIESEDTESLHYAAINVKRSNKSRRQNGSITDCIYASVTQQN, encoded by the exons ATGGTGACACCTGCTCAGTTTGTCGTCATTCTGACATGTTTGCTTTCAGGGAACACTG caCAGAGCATTTCTCTGGGATCATCTTCATCTGTTCttcaagaaagtgtttttaaatcagCTCACATTGGAGAAACTGTGACTTTACCATGTTTCTAtaaagaattttatttaaaatatgtctCATGGTACATATATATTCTGgggaaaaaaccaaaacagttaTCTTATTTAcgtaaatatgacaaaaatgtaactcTTAGCGATGAATTCAAGAACAGGTTTACTTTAAAACCAGGAAACCAAAGTAGTCATTTGATAATTTCAGACCTGAAACAATTGGACTCAGCTACTTACTTCTGTATAGCTGGTTATcaaacacacctgactttcacAGCAGCTTTTACAGTTGATGTAAAAGGTTCAGGTTTAACCATCCAGACTTCAGTGGATCAGTCGTCCTCTGAGAACATCCATGCAGGAGACTCTGTGACTCTGAACTGTACAGTACACACTGGgagctgtgatgaagaacacagagTTTACTGGTTCAAAGACTCTGAAGACTCTCATCCAGGACTCATTTACACTCATGGAGGCAGGAAAGATCAGTGTGAgagaaagaacacaaaaacacacagctgtTTCTACAAGCTGTACACGAAGAACCTGAATCGAACTCATGCTGGGATCTACTACTGTGCTGTTGTCTCATGTGGACACATACTATTTGGAAATGGAACCAAGCTGGACCTCACAG GTCAGCCGAACTCTTTGTTGGTGTATTTCTTAACTGGATCTTTGACCTTCATGAGCATCgttgttatttttcttgtttacaaGATTACAAAAGATATTTGCTGCCAGTCTAAAGGTAAAGAAACTATGACTCTTACTTTTTCTCACTGTTCtctgaaaatgcttttaaacACTTTGTCTGTTAAACCAGATCAAATATCAGCAGCTGGCTCTACACCACAAACAGAG attgaGAGCGAAGACACAGAAAGTCTTCATTACGCTGCTATCAATGTTAAGAGGTCCAACAAATCAAGAAGACAGAACGGCTCCATCACAGACTGTATTTATGCGAGTGTGACACAGCAGAACTGA